A single Anopheles arabiensis isolate DONGOLA chromosome 2, AaraD3, whole genome shotgun sequence DNA region contains:
- the LOC120898595 gene encoding uncharacterized protein LOC120898595: MGDSNTAAKHQGSSTDGGGGAAAGASHLMPGGAAGGAGGLAGGLQHEGSTEDIERQLEALDQESDSDSESLEELDACENIEVVNPDRTAADHSDPALDVTIRYTICLFCKKPFQLKKELKKHLFEHMKNLKPMKEKKIVEKKFKCHKCFKTYTEKARAEKHMTKCKKVSKLLLDMSNAGDGRILGGTEYDAAIAEKSAKSSMKSGGKFREPTSPRSLVFDPDMADSDERWASTAVRVPSDERRERNQVVHFDERTTKGGGGGPGSSDESPTSPGTGGHFQKCS; the protein is encoded by the coding sequence ATGGGCGACAGCAATACGGCAGCAAAGCATCAGGGCAGCAGCacggacggtggtggtggtgccgctgCAGGCGCCAGTCACCTGATGCCGGGCGGGGCAGCAGGCGGAGCGGGTGGGCTTGCCGGTGGGCTGCAGCACGAGGGCAGCACGGAAGACATCGAGCGGCAGCTGGAGGCACTGGATCAGGAAAGTGATTCCGATTCGGAATCGCTCGAGGAGCTGGACGCGTGCGAAAATATCGAAGTCGTCAATCCGGACCGGACGGCGGCGGACCATTCGGATCCCGCCCTGGACGTTACCATCCGCTACACGATCTGCCTGTTCTGCAAGAAGCCGTTCCAGCTGAAGAAGGAGCTGAAGAAGCACCTGTTCGAGCACATGAAGAACCTGAAGCCgatgaaggagaagaagatcGTGGAGAAAAAGTTCAAATGTCACAAGTGCTTCAAAACGTACACAGAGAAGGCCCGGGCCGAGAAGCACATGACCAAGTGCAAGAAGGTGTCGAAGCTGCTGCTCGACATGAGCAATGCCGGGGACGGGCGGATACTGGGCGGCACCGAGTACGATGCCGCGATCGCGGAGAAAAGCGCCAAGAGCAGCATGAAGAGCGGTGGCAAGTTCCGCGAGCCTACCTCACCGCGCTCGCTCGTCTTCGATCCGGACATGGCGGACAGTGACGAGCGCTGGGCCTCGACGGCGGTGCGGGTACCGTCCGACGAACGAAGGGAGCGCAACCAGGTGGTGCACTTCGACGAGCGAACAACCAagggtggtggcggtggtccGGGCAGCTCGGACGAATCGCCCACCTCGCCCGGTACCGGCGGACACTTTCAGAAGTGCTCGTAG
- the LOC120898592 gene encoding uncharacterized protein LOC120898592 — MKTKFPCDDNAHAEHARLLAVWKSCEYIRCQLEPVAEKLRLQFQQQDSCHSGTIPVYLFANILACHLGEAVSKESVCQIAEYFSATAGRTSYDQFCDVLFGKEKGTLPPYDGDVRDHPADRLSVYEHRKLALMLMSIAKALRYREHVLTPYFEDYSLTTNTAPYCTVRYATRVLYFLGVTLAKPDTVLLVKRFSTNGHNFNYKAFIDEIDQLVRYLDAHDGALDREKDDAAVPPKIIHTHLPKVDRTEIGTVPLATLLGKRFAFHPCLDAARRDYGLEELLLRIQRHIWNGSIGAKDFFQPYDPQRCGWMAKSTFIRCLDVIGLSPLDRLPLNEREIKQLCKRYADPKDPCKVHWTAFVDEMDRVFTEKHLDKGGFKQIESPPQAVKNLLHPGKEELSEDALHDAERIVRELKRKIACKSILIEPPFQDFDTHRNGHVSFSQAREVFSMCAVHLEEREAFLLEKLYGDALGFDYNQFLKDVGVTVPADENSTLPYRKIIEMINKDQTTPAEPMPWEPDIVRVLAKVKAQTVRRRLRLVDFMEGFDPLNHHRISEEQFCRGLSTASVQLTPNEMQLLCELFRTPTCQTVDYRRFCDTVAEVDYQPYLERAPLLVPCSHFPADEQPVNFLNFHERTILSKVLQKLARHADIVSNLGSLLEDFDRQQIGHVGRNQLLRAFATRDLHTRISSREFETLCKYFAVEVGYRQEVNYRALLDALDYLYENREVHPF; from the exons atgaaaacgaaatttCCCTGCGATGACAATGCCCACGCCGAG CACGCTCGTTTGCTAGCCGTTTGGAAGAGTTGCGAATACATACGGTGCCAGCTAGAGCCGGTCGCAGAAAAGCTACGGCTACAGTTCCAGCAGCAAGATTCCTGCCATTCCGGCACGATACCGGTGTACCTGTTTGCCAACATCCTTGCCTGCCACCTGGGAGAAGCTGTGAGCAAGGAGTCGGTTTGTCAAATTGCCGAATACTTTAGCGCCACTGCTGGCCGCACGTCGTACGATCAGTTTTGCGATGTCCTGTTCGGCAAAGAGAAGGGCACCCTCCCGCCCTATGATGGTGATGTTCGCGACCATCCAGCCGATCGCTTGTCCGTGTACGAACATCGCAAGCTGGCGCTGATGCTGATGTCGATCGCGAAAGCGTTGCGCTATCGGGAGCACGTGCTAACGCCCTACTTCGAGGACTACTCGCTGACGACCAACACGGCACCGTACTGCACGGTACGGTATGCGACACGCGTGCTTTACTTTTTGGGAGTAACGCTCGCCAAGCCGGACACCGTTCTGCTCGTAAAGCGCTTCTCGACCAATGGGCATAATTTCAACTACAAAGCATTTATCGACGAGATCGATCAGCTGGTTCGCTATCTGGATGCGCACGACGGTGCACTCGACCGGGAGAAGGATGATGCGGCAGTACCGCCGAAAATCATACACACCCACCTGCCCAAGGTGGATCGTACGGAGATTGGTACCGTACCGTTGGCCACCCTGCTGGGTAAGCGTTTCGCTTTTCATCCCTGTTTGGATGCGGCCCGGCGGGACTACGGGCTGGAGGAGCTGCTCCTGCGCATACAGCGACACATTTGGAATGGGTCGATCGGTGCGAAGGACTTTTTCCAACCGTACGATCCGCAGCGCTGTGGATGGATGGCCAAGAGCACCTTTATCCGCTGCCTGGACGTGATAGGACTTTCGCCCCTCGATCGGTTGCCGTTGAATGAGCGGGAAATTAAGCAGCTTTGCAAACGATATGCTGACCCGAAAGATCCTTGCAAAGTGCACTGGACGGCTTTTGTGGACGAAATGGACCGGGTGTTTACGGAGAAGCATCTGGACAAGGGAGGGTTTAAGCAGATCGAAAGTCCTCCACAGGCGGTGAAGAATTTACTCCATCCTGGGAAGGAAGAACTGTCCGAGGACGCACTCCACGATGCTGAGCGGATTGTACGTGAGCTGAAGCGCAAAATCGCCTGCAAAAGCATATTGATCGAGCCACCGTTCCAAGATTTCGATACGCATCGTAACGGTCACGTTAGCTTCAGCCAAGCTCGGGAAGTGTTTTCCATGTGTGCCGTACATCTGGAGGAGCGGGAAGCTTTCCTGCTGGAAAAGCTTTACGGTGATGCATTAGGCTTTGATTACAATCAATTCCTAAAGGATGTTGGAGTGACGGTTCCAGCCGATGAGAACAGCACACTTCCGTATCGAAAAATTATCGAAATGATCAACAAAGACCAAACGACACCGGCAGAACCGATGCCCTGGGAGCCAGATATCGTTCGAGTGCTGGCAAAGGTGAAGGCCCAAACCGTACGGCGCCGGTTACGGTTGGTAGATTTTATGGAAGGATTTGATCCGCTAAACCACCACCGTATCAGTGAGGAGCAGTTCTGCCGAGGCTTGTCAACGGCCAGCGTTCAGCTGACTCCGAACGAGATGCAGCTGCTGTGCGAGCTGTTCCGCACACCCACCTGCCAGACGGTGGACTACAGGCGGTTCTGTGATACCGTTGCCGAAGTCGACTATCAACCGTACCTGGAGCGAGCACCGCTGCTAGTACCGTGCAGCCATTTTCCGGCCGACGAACAGCCGGTCAATTTTCTTAACTTCCACGAGCGAACCATCCTGTCCAAGGTGCTGCAGAAGCTCGCCCGCCATGCGGACATTGTGTCGAATTTGGGCTCGCTGCTGGAAGATTTCGACCGGCAGCAGATCGGACACGTGGGCCGAAACCAGTTGCTGCGCGCGTTCGC